A stretch of Lactuca sativa cultivar Salinas chromosome 6, Lsat_Salinas_v11, whole genome shotgun sequence DNA encodes these proteins:
- the LOC111914814 gene encoding laccase-15 yields the protein MALSKNIVVLVLLLFANFIHSEAWRRHYKFFVKEASYTRLCATKNILTVNGQFPGPTLYVHEGDTIYVKVHNNGRYNITIHWHGVKQPRNPWSDGPVYITQCPIQPGDSFNYKIIFSEEIGTLWWHAHSDWLRATVHGAIIVYPKHGRSYRFPKPDQEVPIIFGEWWKEDVREVLREFVASGGGPRNSDAYTINGQPGDLYPCSSQDTFMLNVQYEKRYLLRMVNAAMNEILFFAIANHSLTVVGADGSYTKPFTKDYVIIAPGQTLDCLLEANQKVRGSYYMATRAYSTALPFDNTTTTAILNYDGYSLPTTTSPLLPSLPFYNDTTAAFDFLGNLRYPDPLLFPLNKYDTRIISTISVNTLPCANASCAGPNGNRLAASMNNISFVSPFIDILEAYYYHINGVFGTQFPRVPPLFFNFTSTNLPTILLTPKRATEVRVIRYNSTIEVVFQGTNLVAGLDHPMHLHGFNFYVVGWGFGNFDKKKDPKNYNLVDPPYRNTVIVPINGWAAIRFKAHNPGVWFLHCHLERHLTWGMETVFIVKDGKKAQERILPPPRHMPRC from the exons ATGGCTTTAAGCAAAAATATTGTGGTATTGGTCCTTTTGTTATTTGCAAATTTCATTCATTCGGAAGCATGGCGTCGACATTATAAGTTTTTC GTGAAGGAAGCATCATATACACGACTTTGTGCAACAAAAAACATTTTAACAGTAAATGGGCAATTTCCAGGACCAACGTTGTATGTTCACGAAGGAGATACAATTTATGTCAAGGTCCATAACAATGGAAGATACAACATCACCATTCATTG GCACGGTGTAAAGCAACCACGGAATCCATGGAGCGATGGTCCTGTATATATCACACAGTGTCCGATTCAACCAGGCGATTCATTTAACTACAAGATCATATTCTCTGAAGAGATTGGGACACTTTGGTGGCATGCTCATAGTGACTGGCTTAGAGCCACTGTCCATGGTGCTATCATCGTGTACCCCAAACATGGAAGGAGTTATCGCTTTCCCAAACCTGATCAAGAAGTGCCCATAATTTTCG GCGAGTGGTGGAAGGAAGATGTTAGGGAAGTGCTCCGGGAATTTGTTGCATCGGGTGGTGGCCCAAGAAACTCCGATGCTTATACCATCAATGGTCAACCTGGTGATCTTTATCCGTGCTCGAGCCAAG ATACCTTCATGTTAAATGTGCAATACGAGAAAAGGTATCTTTTGCGTATGGTAAATGCAGCGATGAATGAAATCCTTTTTTTCGCCATTGCCAATCATTCACTAACAGTTGTGGGAGCCGATGGTAGCTACACCAAGCCATTCACAAAAGATTATGTAATAATCGCCCCTGGTCAAACACTTGATTGCTTGTTAGAAGCAAACCAAAAGGTGAGGGGTAGTTACTACATGGCTACTAGAGCATATTCTACTGCCTTGCCTTTTGataacaccaccaccaccgcaaTCCTTAACTATGATGGTTATTCCTTACCAACCACCACCTCACCTCTACTCCCTTCATTACCATTTTACAACGATACCACTGCAGCTTTTGACTTTCTTGGCAACCTTAGATACCCAGATCCGCTCTTATTCCCATTAAACAAGTATGATACACGGATAATTTCCACAATTTCTGTAAACACACTCCCATGTGCGAATGCTTCTTGTGCTGGACCAAATGGTAATCGACTAGCGGCTAGTATGAACAACATAAGTTTTGTATCTCCGTTTATTGATATACTTGAAGCATACTATTATCACATCAATGGCGTTTTTGGCACACAGTTTCCTAGGGTTCCTCCATTGTTCTTCAACTTTACGAGTACCAACTTACCAACGATCCTACTAACGCCAAAGAGGGCTACAGAAGTGAGGGTGATCCGGTATAATTCGACCATAGAAGTGGTTTTTCAAGGGACCAATTTGGTTGCTGGGCTTGATCATCCTATGCATTTGCATGGATTCAATTTTTACGTTGTGGGATGGGGATTTGGTAACTTTGACAAAAAGAAGGACCCCAAGAACTATAACCTTGTCGACCCGCCATACCGAAACACTGTCATTGTTCCGATAAATGGATGGGCTGCGATTAGGTTCAAGGCTCATAACCCAG GAGTATGGTTTTTGCATTGTCATTTGGAACGTCACCTTACTTGGGGTATGGAAACAGTATTCATAGTTAAAGACGGCAAAAAGGCTCAAGAACGCATCCTACCACCACCACGACACATGCCACGATGCTGA